One Blattabacterium cuenoti DNA window includes the following coding sequences:
- the aroB gene encoding 3-dehydroquinate synthase → MNEKLKNLILFNEEAYDKLKKYLIYNVSSVKEIFILVDNITKKYCLPTLFKYLFFLKKSHIIQINTGEEKKNIYTCIKICKEIEIKKGNRESILINLGGGVITDMGGFVASIFKRGIRFINIPTTLLGMVDASVGYKNGINLGSIKNEIGSFYIPKLLIIDINFLKTLHDKEVISGMSEMFKYGLIKDKNFWIDMKKYSLLYIKNKKLDKKIWNYLVKKSIIIKQKIVEKDPKENGLRKILNFGHTIGHALESFFMKKKKIMHGIAVANGMIHESWISYKIDKLSNLDYKEIKSTLLYLYSITYKFSNKEIEKMFEIMQYDKKNKNNKIQFSLLNKIGNCSYNCIVSNSIIKKSFLNF, encoded by the coding sequence ATATTAGTAGATAATATTACTAAAAAATATTGTTTACCCACACTTTTTAAATATTTATTTTTTTTAAAAAAATCTCACATTATCCAAATTAATACTGGAGAAGAAAAAAAAAATATATATACATGTATAAAAATATGTAAAGAAATAGAAATTAAAAAAGGTAATAGAGAAAGTATTTTAATAAATTTGGGGGGGGGAGTAATAACAGATATGGGAGGATTTGTAGCATCTATATTTAAAAGAGGAATTCGATTTATAAATATTCCAACTACATTATTAGGAATGGTTGATGCATCAGTGGGATATAAAAATGGAATTAATTTAGGATCCATAAAGAATGAAATAGGGTCATTTTATATACCAAAATTGTTAATTATAGATATTAATTTTTTAAAAACACTTCATGACAAAGAAGTAATATCTGGAATGTCTGAAATGTTTAAATACGGACTAATAAAAGATAAAAATTTCTGGATAGATATGAAAAAATATTCCCTCTTGTATATAAAAAATAAAAAATTAGATAAAAAAATATGGAATTATCTAGTAAAAAAATCTATTATAATAAAACAAAAAATTGTGGAAAAAGATCCTAAAGAAAATGGATTAAGGAAAATTTTAAATTTTGGTCATACTATAGGACATGCTTTAGAAAGTTTTTTTATGAAAAAAAAAAAAATTATGCATGGAATAGCTGTAGCTAATGGTATGATACATGAATCATGGATTTCATACAAGATTGATAAATTGTCTAATTTAGATTACAAAGAAATCAAATCAACATTATTATATTTATATTCAATAACATATAAATTTTCTAATAAAGAAATAGAAAAAATGTTTGAGATTATGCAATATGATAAAAAAAATAAAAATAATAAAATTCAATTTTCATTATTAAATAAAATAGGAAATTGTTCATATAACTGTATAGTTTCAAATAGTATAATAAAAAAAAGCTTTTTAAATTTTTAA